The nucleotide sequence CGTTGTATTGGGATCTATTTCTTTCACCTCACCATTGCTCTTGGTCGTTCTTCAATGACAGACCTCAGGAGGAAAACCCTGTTCCTAAAAAAACTTCCATGGAAGTGCTCGATTACAAAAGGAGGAACGCAAAGGTCATTGCTTCAAGCAAAAGGATAGTAAATGATGATGACAACCCTCCACATTATGAAGCAAAACATGAGTACGTTAAGAAAGTTACTGAAAGCAATTTTATTAACACTACCACTTACAAAGTGGTGAATAAAATCCCACAACCTATAGTATTTGAGGTTACGTCACAAGGTATTGTAAAACCAAAGCAATCAGAGGGCTCTGCTAAAGTGATAGGTGGTGCCGGATTAGGCGTTGTTAACTCCGCTTCGAAATATGGAAATGGAGCTATTTAGTACAAGTTTGTCGGTTTTTGCTGGTGATATAGAGAATCTTGAGCTTCAGGATTCTCTAAAATCACTGGAGGCACTTATAGTAGGCGAGGTTAAAATATTGGATTGGGGAAATGGAAGGATTGCTGTGCCCATGGAGGTTAGTGTTGACTTACCCAGCCTAGGTAATTTGGAAGGGTTAGATATCAGGGAAGTAGAACCTATTATTTTGGTTTTCGATTTGTTGAATTATCCTTTTTCCGCCCCCCAGGTTTTTACAGATCGACTTGATTTTCCCAAAAATAATCTTGCCCATTTATACATCGCTGTCAATAATCGTCCCCCAGCCTTCTGCTATGTAAGAGGTAATAATGATGAATGGTATGCGAACAAAAGAGTCGAGGATTTGGTGGTACGTATCAGTAATTGGCTGAGAGATGCCGCTGTCGGTGAACTTACAGAAGACGGGAAACAGTTTGATCCACTTAGACTAGAGGGTTATTCCGGAACGGTAATTTATGATTATGATACAATGCTTGGTGTAATTACAGGAAAGACAACATTCCTTCCTGATAAACACCTTGCTATGGCCTTATTTGATCGTCCTAAGCAAACTGAACGATGCACATACAAGCTAGTTAAGCTGCTCACCTCCGGAAATGCTTTAGAAACAATCAAAGATGTTGATGAGGAACGCAAAAAAAATCAAGAAGATATCACTCGAAGAAATTATCATTATGGCTATATAATATGGGGAAAGGAAGGAGCAATCAGTAACGATTACTATGTCAATCTTCCAAGAAATTGGAAAGAGTTTAAATCGTTCTGTGATTTTTATGGAGTTGACTACAATGAGTTGGAGAATTTCATTGCAACTTGTGATGGAAATACATTTGTTCATTTTCCTGTAATTGTTGGTATAAGAAGGCCCCGTCCACTTATAGGATATTCATCAGATATTGAGTTTATAAACTTCCGCTTTTGGGTGAATACTGATGACGTAAAAGATGGAACAATCGTCAACAACATATCTATAGATTTCTTTTCTCACAATCAACCACTCACTCGGAAACAAGCGAGCCAAATGTCTAATTGTAATATAGGTTTCGATATTAGAACTGTTGTTTTTGGATGTGGGGCTTTAGGGTCGAAGGCAGTTATGCACTTAGCAAGAGCCGGTCATACAAACTTGACACTTATAGATCCTGATCACATTTCTCCACATAATTTAGTACGCCATGCTTTATTTGGAGAAGATGAAGGTGCAAATAAAGCTGTTGCATTAGCGGAAAGAATAAAATCTATATATCCACATCAAACTAACAATGTCATTGGTTTGGCGGGTTTAAAAAAAGGCATAATAGACAAAAAGGATTTTTTTGAAATTCATAATTGGGTTTTAGATTTCACTGCATCTGAAGCTTTTTTTAATAAGCTGTCAATGGTAAGAAGCATGGATAAACGAAATGTTGCTAGTGCATCCATATCCGATTTTGGGAACTTAGGGATACTATATAAAGAAGGGGAATCCAGAAATCCACGCATTGATGATCTACAGGCTTATTTATATAGCTTGTCTGTTCACGATAAAAAAATCAGTAACTGGCTTCAAAAAGAACAGCAAATAAGTGACAACCATAATGTCACTGTTCGGGTCGGAATCGGCTGTAATTCAGAAACAACTATTCTCCCCGACGATAAAATATCTGCCCATGCCTCTTATTTTTCAGGTAATCTAAAGAGAGAAATATTAGCCCCTTCAGAGGGAGGCAAAATTTATCTAAGCCGTATTGAGGATAGTCAGGATTATAATATTGAAACACAAGTAATCTCTGTTATGCCTTTTGAAGTTTTTAAAGCTTTAAACAATCCTAGTTGGATGATTCGATTTAAAGATGGAGTTATCCAGAAAATAAATGAAGAATGTGTAATTGGCGGGGAAAATGAGACAGGAGGTGTGTTTGTTGGAATTTGTAATTATAAGACAAAAACAATTCATGTTGTAGATTCAATCAGTGCACCTATTGATAGTAAAGCAAATCCAATCCATTTTGTAAGGGGACATAAAGGCTTATCTGAAGAAATTACAAAATTTAAACATAATTCTGGAGAGCAAATTGGGTATATAGGGGAATGGCACTCTCATCCTGAAGGGCCTAATGCACTTAGCCAACAGGATATGGAAAGTGTGCATAATCATAAAACTGAGTTTATACAATTAAATCCGCCACTTCCAGTATTCTTGTCAATTATCACTCCAGATGGATTGTTCCCATTTGTGTTTTAACCCTACAATATCATTATATGGAAAAAGAAAAAAACCTTAAGGCAAAGAACACTCCACAATTATGGGTGTTCCTTTCTGCAAACATACTTTTTCTATGTGGGATGATTTTTCCCACATATTTTAAAGAGCTGACAAAAGACTTTGATATTGTTCTTATACTTAAAGTGTTGGGTGCCTCAATAGCCCCTTTATTATTATTCTTGTTGAATGGACTTATATCCAGCCACCAAAAAGCTATTCTGGTTTTTTGGAAATTTAAGCATCCGTTACCTGGTTCAGAAGCTTTTACTAAGTTAAGCAAAAATGACCATAGGATTGACCGGGACAAATTGAAAGAAATTCATGGTTCCTTACCTAAAAGCCCTAAACAGCAGAATAAGTTATGGTATAAAATCTATAAGAAAACTAGTTCTAATATTATAGTAGCGAACAGCCATAGAGACTTCTTATTGGCACGAGATTTAACTTCATTATCCGTTCTGTTTGTGATATTCCTAGGAATACCCGCTTTAATAATTGGGAGCTGGCCTATTAACCTATATTACTTTATTGGATTAATACTGCAATATTTAGTAGTAAGCATTGGTGCACAAAATAGAGGGCGGAGATTTGTTGCAAATGTTTTGGCAATAGAATCTTGTTCCTAGCAAAAAAGAATGAGCAATTTTGCTTTTAATTAATGGTAAATCGTACAAAACAAAATATTATTAAGGTACAATGGGTAGTGTAAAAATGAGAGTTTGGGATGTAAAGCACGGTAATGCCATTTATATAAGAACTCCTAATGATAAACACCTTGTATTTGATCTTGGTGTGGGAGACTACTCAGAGGGGATAGACGGAAGAAGCCCTTTGGAAACTCTGAAAACTCATTATGGGATAGATAAGATTGATTATTTGATGATAACACATCCTCATAAAGATCACATAAAGGATATTTTGAACCTTGACAAACTTGACCTGGGACCAAGAACATTGCATCGTCCTAAATTAGTTGATTTAGACAGTCTCCTTGAAGATGCAAGAGTAGCAGATAAGCCTCTTTTTCAAAAATATATTGAATTACACAATCGATTTTCTGTTCCTGCTGGTCCATCTGATACGATCACAAATCCTGAAAATTATGGAGGGGTAGATTTTAAACATTTTAGTACACCGACTTTGACTGAGAACATAAACAACCTTAGCATTATATCTATTCTTCAATACGCAGGTATAAAAGTGATTATTCCCGGAGATAATGAGTCCCAATCGCTTGAAGAATTGACGAAAAAAGATGATTTTAAGAAGGCTATAAAAGATTGCGATATACTTATAGCACCTCATCATGGTAGACAATCTGCTTATCATAATGATTTTGTTCGCCTTTCAAATCCGAGGCTTACTATTGTATCGGATGGGTCAATTTGTGATACAAGCGCTAATTCAGCGTATTCTGCCATTACTCGTGGCTGGAAAATACATTATAGAGGAAATTTAGTACTTAGAAAAATGCTAACAACGAATTCTGACGGGGAGGTTTATATTGATTTCGGAACAGGTAAAAAAAAATCATTTTTGAAAGTTGAAGTAAAGTGATATAATCAATTAGACTATCAACCTAGTCCTTGTAATATCTTTTCGACATCTGTGAGCATTTAGATCAAGAATTTTCTGATGATAGCATCCTCAACATATTTTGAGTAGGATGTAGAATCATATTATAGGTAGTTTTGTATTTAAAATAGTGGTTTATGGAGAATGGAAGAACGTGGAGAAACTCAAAACACCGAATATAAGCAATCATGGAGAGATGAATACCTGAAATGGATCTGTGGTTTTGCAAATGCAAAAGGTGGACGCATATATATTGGTGTTGATGACAATGGGAATATAAGTGGTGTAGATAATTACAAAAAGTTGATGGAAGATATTCCGAATAAATCCGTCAACCATTTAGGGCTCGTTGTTGATGTAAATGTACATGCGGTTGAAGGAAAAAATTATCTTGAAGTTATTGTCCCCGTCAGTAATGTACCAATTGCTTATCATGGAGTTTATCATTACCGGAGTGGAAATACCAAGCAAGAACTAAAAGGAATTGCTTTGCAAAATCTGCTACTCAGTAAAATGGGGAAGAAATGGGAGGACATGGCCGTCGAAGGCGCTACATTCTGTGACCTTAATGATGAAAGTATCCAGACGTTCATCATTAAGTCAATAGAGAAAGATCGTATCCCTTCTAATACCCTTAAAATCAGTAAAGAAACACTGTTCAAAAATCTTGGACTTCTTACAGAACAGGGACAGTTGACGAATGCAGCGGTTTTGTTGTTTGGTAAAAGCCTGATCAAAGTGTCGGTGATGGCCAGTTTCAAGATCGGAAGATTTGGAAAATCAAGTCATGACCTTTTGTTTCAGGATGTAGTGGAGACAAATATTTTTGATATGGCTGACAAGGTGATGGAAGTCATGAAAACAAAATACCTGGTCAGACCAATCTCTTATGAAGGACTGGAGCGTATAGAACCTTTGGAATACCCGGAAACGGCATTAAGGGAAGCCATATTGAATGCCATAATCCATAAAGACTATTCCAGCACTTACATCTTCCTTCGTATTTATGATGATCGATTGCACCTATGGAATCCGGGAACTTTACCGGAAGAGTTAACAATTGACAAGCTGAAGCAGGAACATTCTTCATACCCAAGAAATAGGAATATAGCTAATGTATTTTTCAAAGCGGGCTATATTGAATCCTGGGGACGTGGAATTAATAAGATCCTTGATGCTTGTAAAGAGGTAGGGTTGCCGGAGCCTATTATTGAGGAAGAGCAAGGCGGGATAAGCGTTACTTTTCTAAAGGATATTTATACAGAGGACTATCTTAGAAAACTAAACCTTCCTCCCAGACAGATTAATGCTTTGTTGTATGTCAGACAGCATGGCTCAATTAATAATGCTGAATACCAGCAACTTGAAAACATCTCAAAAAGGACAGCTTCCCGTGATTTACAGGAGCTGATGGACAAAGGATTCATTCAAAGAAAGGGAACTACTGGCAAAGGAACGACTTATGTTTTTCCGTCTCGAAGATCAAAGGGGTCATAAAGGGGCCAAACGGGCCATTATGGGGTCATAAATTTGCCGATTACAGATAAAGACCTCATTATCAGTTATTTTGAAAGGCCCCATTAGTGATTAAGCAGCCAGCATATCGGCCAGAAGCTTTAAATCTTCTATTAATTGGTTCGAATTCTGTACCATAGGGTTCACAAAAGCCTGGCTTTATCGTCAGGCTTTTTGTTTTTATAGCCATTTAAGGGATTTTTTCGGATCAGTCCTAAAAGTTGGGGGCAAGCAATATTTCTGGGGGTGAATAATTTCAATCTTAAATTTTGTCTATCCTTGTCAGATTAAGCGGAGTTTAAGTCACAGACCTGCCTAGACAGTCAATTGCGTAAAAGGATGAACACAGATGTATTATAGATAAATATCCGTGTTCATCTTTATCCGTCTGTGGTTAATAAATAGTGCATATCACAGCTAAAATAGACTGTTAATCCTCAGCTTTTCCGCTTGATCTAACTTTACCTCAAACTAGTACCAAAGTAATACCAAAGCTGGGGCAAAGCTGTATCAAAGCTGAGGTAAAGCTGGGGCAAAGCTGGGTTAAGCCCTCTTTTTTGTTCATAAATTCCCTTTCTGGTCCAGATTTTATAAATAAACGGCATTGAATAAATAGCGCATATCACAGCTAAAATAGACTGTTATTCCCCAGCTTTTCCCCTTGATTCAATTTTTTGGAGGGAAAGCATTGATTTTAGCTAGTCTGTAAAGAAAAATGTGGGTTAATCTGAAAAGCTCGTTAGTGGAGGGGAATTGAAGCAGGGCTATAGGATCGAGGTTAATGATTATCCATAGATAAAAAGATAAACACAGATTTATCCTGAAAAAGTCATAACATCTGTGGATCAAACTAATGTGGGGTGGTGAAAGACAAAAAAAAGTATAGCATGATCCCCAACTTTTCCGCTTTATCCCAAAGAGTTATTATTGCTTGATAGTTAAGAGATCTATTTTGGTTTAGATTATAAAAAAAATACTGCCTGTTTTTTTTGGCAAAGTTGTTGACATGCATAAAAAGTAGTTTAAAAATAATTTATGTTTATGTAAATTGTAGATGGTTAATGGCTTATGAGGTAGAGGTTTGTAAAGGAATGGTAATTCCTAACTAGTTTTGCCGTTTATGAAAAAGAACTTTTCTACATTTGCGGCAGTCAAAGCCTTGATTTAAGGTAAATCCAACATCAAAATGGTAAATAAAGTGAGTAAAATATTGCTAACCGCATTGTTGGGCATTTATTTTTTGACCTATGTTGACGTAATAGGATATGCCCAAGTTGAGAACATTAAAATTACAGAAAGTGAGATCAAAGTGCATTTGGAATTTCTTACCTCTGCTAAAAACAAGGGGAGATATCCAGGCACTAAAGGAAATAAGAGAGTTGTTAAATATATTCGTTCTGAATTTGGAAATTATGGTTTGCAGGCATTTGAGGGTGATTATCTTCAGGAGTTTGAAGCCGAATTACGAGTGAGAAAAGGTGAATCTCCCAAGTCTCCCGTAAAAACATGGAATGTAATTGGTTATGTGGAGGGGACTGACCCGATCTTGAAAGATGAATATATTGTTGTGGGAGCTCATTATGATCACTTAGGTCATGGAGGGCCTTCTTCCAAAAAGCCGGAAAGTGATGAAATCCATCCTGGAGCTGATGATAATGCCAGTGGAACGTCTGCATTATTGGAAATTGCACATAAAATGGCCGGTAATAGGTTTATGCTTAGTAGGAGTGTGATTTTTGTAGCTTTTGGAGCCGAGGAGCAAGGCTTGTTAGGGTCAAAACATTTTGTTGAGCATTTGCCAGTTCCTAAGGAAAGTGTAAAACTGATGATAAATATGGATATGGTGGGGCGTTTAAATGCGAATAAACAAGTTTATATGGGAGGAGCGGGGACTTTTCCTGGAGGTGTTGATTTAATGAAGGACCTAGGTTTGGAGCTTGGATTGAATCCTGTAGTCAATGCAGGTGAAGTAGGAGGTTCTGATCATGTGTCCTTTTACAAGGCTGGTATTTCAGCAATGGGCTTACATACGGGAGGACACCCCGAATATCATAGGCCAGAAGATACCGCAGATCTGATTAATATTGAGGGAGAAAGAGTGATTGCAGAATATGTTTACAGAACGATTGTTAAGGTAGCTCAGGGTAATTATCATTTGGAATTTATCAATCAGGATTAATTAATGGGATTGTTTAAAATAAATGTACTGAAAGCCTGAATGAATTTTCGTTTAGGCTTTTTGTTTTTTTACCGGTTTTGAAGTTTGTTGATTGGGTTTAAGTGATTGATTATTAGTGTAGTGTGGTGTTTTTTGGTTTTTCGTTTGCATTTTGGTTTCTATTGATTAGTGATCTTCTGTAGTAGTTAAATGGAGTATTACTTTTTAGGGCAATGATTATGTTTTGCAAAAAAAACTATAACTTATGAGCCGATTTGAATTAGATAAAACCATTAAACCTGAATTTTAAATGACCTTTAACACATTAGACCTCGTTGTCTTTGTGGCCTACTGTCTTTTAATTATTACCATGGGCTTAGTAGTGTCCAGGGAAAAGAAAGGCCACGTCAAGGATTCCAAAGATTATTTTCTAGCCAGTAAAGCATTGCCTTGGTGGGCTGTAGGGGCTTCGTTGATTGCTTCCAATATTTCTGCAGAGCAGTTTATCGGGATGTCAGGATCTGGCTTTGCATTGGGCCTTGCCATATCTACCTATGAATGGATGGCGGCCGCTACACTTATTGTGGTTGCGATTTTCTTTTTGCCTATTTATTTGAAGGAGGGGATTTATACCATGCCGCAATTTCTCAATAGGCGTTATGATGGAAGGGTAAGGACCGTGATGGCCGTTTTTTGGCTTTTGATTTATGTATTTGTTAACCTTACTTCCGTATTGTATTTAGGGGCCCTGAGTCTGGAGACCATTATGGGGGTGCCTTTGCAGTATGGCATTATGGGCTTGGCGGCCTTTGCCATGATCTATTCGATTTATGGTGGGCTTAAAGCGGTGGCATGGACAGATGTGGTACAAGTAGTATTCTTAGTTGCTGGTGGGCTTGCCACTACCTATTTGGCATTATCAATAGTTGGTGACGGCAATGTTTGGGAAGGAATAGGGATTTTGCGAAAAGCGGCTCCTGCTCATTTTTCCATGATTATCGAAAAGGGAGAAATGATGATTCCTGATGGAACAGGAGGTAGTAAAGATGCTTATTTGGATCTGCCAGGATTGAGTGTGTTGATCGGTGGAATGTGGATTATTAACCTTAATTATTGGGGCTGTAATCAATATATTACCCAGCGGGCCCTGGCTGCCAAAAGTCTAAATGAAGCGCAAAATGGGATGGTATTTGCCGGGTTTTTGAAGTTATTGATGCCCCTGATTGTGGTTATTCCAGGGATAGCTGCTTATGTTATTGTACAGCAAGGAGCCGATACCACTTTTATTGAATCCATGACAGATCCTGTTACTGGCTTAGCGAAATCGGACAGGGCTTATCCTACCCTGCTTCATCTATTACCTCCAGGTTTAAAGGGCTTGGCTTTTGCTGCTTTAACGGCTGCTATTGTATCTTCTTTGGCCTCAATGGCCAATAGTACTTCTACTATTTTTACCATCGATATTTATAAAGAATTCATCAATAAAGGAGTGTCTGAATCCAAGCAAGTAACTATCGGAAGGATCACTGCTGTAGTGGCTTTTATCATAGCGGCTATAGTAGCTCCTCAGTTGAGGCAACTTGATCAGGCTTTTCAGTATATCCAAGAGTATACTGGTTTCGTTTCTCCAGGTGTTTTTGCCATTTTTATCTTTGGGTTCTTTTGGAAGAAAACCACCTCAAATGCAGCACTTACAGCGGCTGTGTTGACTATACCTCTGTCAGCGGCCTTTAAGTTCATTACTCCAAATCTGCCGTTTATCGATAGGATGGGAGTAGTTTTCTTGGTACTTGCTGCTTTGATTATTGTGATCAGTTTGGTAGAAGGGAAAGGGGAAGACAGTAAGAAAGCCATTGTAGTGGATAAGGAGTTGTTTGCTTCCAGTACCAAATTCAAAATCGGAGCGATATTGATTTGTGGAATACTCGCTGCATTGTATACAGTGTTCTGGTAAGCGATTAATTAAATTTAACTGAATTGAGCATCTAGCCTCTAATAGTTGTTGAAGAACTGATTGTTTTCAACACTATTAGGGGCTTTTTTAGGATTGCCAGATTTGTGCGCGGTATACGGAAGGAGTTAGGCCTTTCACTGCTTTAAATTGTCGGTTGAAATTGGTGATATTTCTGTAGCCACATTCGTGGAAAATTTGAGAGACAAAAAGGTTTTTGTCTTTTAATAATTTACATGCATGTGCAATCCGGATTTCCTTTAAAAATCCGGAATAGGATTTTTTTGTATTCAACTTGAAAAACCTTCTAAAATTAGAAACGCTCATTTTTGCTATTGAAGCCACATCTTCAAGTTTTATATTTTCATGAAAATGCTCAAAGGTGTATTCCAGTATTTCGTCAATTATCCCCTTGGCATCAAAGGAGTTGATATGTTCATTTGTCAAAACAGTATTATGGGTTTTGACGCTGAAAGTATTGAGGAGGTTCATTAAAGTGCCTAAATGCTCATAACCGCTTGTGTTTTCCAATTTTTGAATGGAGTGAATAAGGTCAGTTTGGCCTGAATAATCAATGGATAATGCCTGGTTTAAGTGAATAAGCTGATTGATTTTGCTTAGTTCCGGTAGGTTCAGAAATGTGTTGCCAAAGATGCCTTTGTCAAACTGGATGACCACAACGGTGCAAAAGACTTTTTCTTCATCTTTTCTAAACCAATGAGGAACATTGGAGCCTATATAAAATAGGTCTCCTGCTGTAAATTCTCCCACAAAATCACCAATGATAGCCGTACCGTACCCTTCTTTGATATAGAGAATTTCGTTTTCAATATGTCGGTGCCATGGTGTTTCGAATAGGGGGGTGCTAAAGGAGGTGGACACAAATGATTTGGAGGCTTGTTTGGGGAGTTTCTGAACAATTGGTTTCATGGGGAGCTAATTAATGGTCATGACACTAATTTAATAATTGATACTCTTTGATTACATTTTTGATCAAAGAGTATTATAAATTAATTGAATAGTGTAAGAAGGTCTTTGGTTTTTGATCGAAATTTGTTTCGATCAGGAGAAAGAGATTTGTGGTCTATTGTCTTGATTTTGTCAATTTTAGAAAATTAACCCAAAATAATACATGCGTAGATTATTGATTGGATATGATATAGGCAGTTCTTCGGTAAAAACGACCTTATTGGATGCAGATACTGGAAAAGTAGTCAGTTCAGATGGTCAGCCCAAAATAGAAATGCCCATAGATTCCCCTCAAAAAGATTGGGCAGAACAAGATCCAATGATGTGGTGGAAGTATGTGATAAACACCACCAAATCTGTTCTCAATAGCGGAGCTGTAAAATCTGGAGAAATACAAGGTATAGGAATTTCTTACCAAATGCATGGTTTGGTTTTGGTCGATCAAAATCAAGAGGTCATCCGTCCAGCAATTATTTGGTGTGATAGCCGTGCAGTTGGCATAGGTAATCAGGCATTTGATGAGTTGGGGCAAGAGTTTTGCCTATCGAATTTGTTGAATTCTCCGGGAAACTTTACCGCTTCAAAATTGAAATGGGTGAAGGATAATGAGCCTGAAAATTATGCTAAAATCCATAAAGCCATGCTTCCAGGGGATTTTATTGCCATGAAATTAAGCGGCGAGATTTTTACGACTGAATCGGGACTTTCTGAAGGGGTATTTTGGGATTTCAAGAAGGACAGTACCAGTCAAGAGCTTTTAGGTTACTATGGTATTGACCAGGATTTATTAGCTACTGCGGTAAAGTCTTTTTCTGAGACGGGCAGGGTAAATGCGTATGCTGCTGAACTCTTGGGTTTAGATATAGGAATTCCAATCACCTATCGGGCAGGAGACCAACCCAATAATGCTTTTTCTTTGAATGTTCTGAATAGGGGCGAACTGGCGACCACGGCAGGCACATCAGGGACAGTCTATGGTGTGAGTGACCAGCCTGTTTATGATCCTTTATCCAGAGTAAATACTTTCTTGCACGTAAATCATGAACAGCTCAATCCACACTATGGAGTATTATTATGTGTCAATGGCACCGGTATACTAAACAGTTGGTTAAGGAGAATGTTAGGTGGAGAATCGTTGGGGTATGAAGAAATGAATGCTTTGGCCGCAGAAGTTCCAGCTGGTGCTGAGGGTTTATGTTTTATTCCGTTTGGTAATGGAGTGGAGAGGATCATGGAAAACAAAGCTGTAGGAGCGCATTTGAGTGGGCTGAATCTCTTGAAGCATGATAAACGTCATTTGCTTAGAGCAGGACAAGAAGGGATTGTCAGTGCTTTGACTTTTGGTTTTAATATCATGAAAAACATGGGACTGAGTTTGAACACAGTAAAAGCTGGTAGGGCGAATATGTTCTTAAGTCCCATTTTTAGGGAAGCTTTTGTGAATATGAATGAAGTGAACCTGGAATTTTATGATACGGATGGATCCCAAGGGGCTGCAAGAGGTGCGGGGATAGGTGCGGGCATTTATTCCAGTGATCAGGAAGCGTTTGTAGGCTTGGAGAAAGTGGCTTCTTATATGCCTGATCAGAAATTAGTGGAAGTATATAAGGAAGTATACCAGCAGTGGGAAGTTAACTTGGAGAAAGTACGCTAAAACAATAGGGGGGCTTTGTAGATCCGCGCCAATTTTGCATAAATGGCTTTAAACGAAAATTATATTATTAAATAACCAAACATATCATGTCAAAAACATATTTTCCGGAAATTGATAAAATCAAATTCGAAGGTAAAGATTCCAAGAATCCATTTGCTTTTAAATATTATGATGAGCAAAAAGTAGTGGCCGGCAAGACCATGAAGGAGCATTTTAAATTTGCCATTGCTTACTGGCATAGTTTCAATGCTACCGGAGATGATCCTTTTGGACCGGGAACCCGAAGCTATGAATGGGACCAGTCTGCAGACGCCTTACAGCGAGCCAAAGACAAAATGGATGCGGCATTCGAATTTATCACTAAGATTGGTGCTCCATATTACTGTTTCCACGATGTTGACCTTATTGATGAGGGAGCAACCATCGAGGAATATGAGAGTAGAATGAAGGCGATTACTGAATACGCTAAACAAAAGCAAGAGGAGACAGGGGTGAAATTGCTTTGGGGTACGGCCAATGTTTTCAGCAATCCCAGGTATATGAATGGAGCCAGTACCAATCCTGACTTCAATGTGGTTTCATGGGCAGCTACTCAGGTGAAAAATTCTATAGATGCGACCATTGCCCTTGGAGGGGAGAACTATGTATTCTGGGGTGGTCGCGAGGGATATATGTCCTTACTGAATACAGATATGAAACGTGAAACCGAACACCTTGCTCAATTTTTGACTATGGCAAGGGATTATGGTAGAAAGAATGGATTTAAAGGTAATTTCCTTATTGAACCAAAACCAATGGAGCCCACTAAGCATCAGTATGATTATGACGCCGCCACAGTGACCGGTTTTTTGAGACATTATGGTTTGGATAAGGATTTTAAACTGAATATTGAAGTCAATCATGCTACTCTTGCCGGGCATACCTTCCAGCATGAATTGCAGGTAGCGGCAGATGCGGGGCTTTTAGGAAGCATTGATGCCAACAGAGGTGATTACCAAAATGGCTGGGACACTGATCAGTTTGCCTTGAATCTTCAAGAGTTGACAGAATCTTTATTGGTGATATTGGAAGCAGGTGGTTTACAAGGTGGAGGTGTTAATTTTGATGCCAAGCTGAGGAGAAACTCTACCGATTTGGAGGATCTGTTCCATGCACATATTGGCAGTATGGATGCATTTGCAAGGGCTTTGTTGATTGCGGATAATATTCTGG is from Echinicola marina and encodes:
- a CDS encoding ComEC/Rec2 family competence protein, whose protein sequence is MGSVKMRVWDVKHGNAIYIRTPNDKHLVFDLGVGDYSEGIDGRSPLETLKTHYGIDKIDYLMITHPHKDHIKDILNLDKLDLGPRTLHRPKLVDLDSLLEDARVADKPLFQKYIELHNRFSVPAGPSDTITNPENYGGVDFKHFSTPTLTENINNLSIISILQYAGIKVIIPGDNESQSLEELTKKDDFKKAIKDCDILIAPHHGRQSAYHNDFVRLSNPRLTIVSDGSICDTSANSAYSAITRGWKIHYRGNLVLRKMLTTNSDGEVYIDFGTGKKKSFLKVEVK
- a CDS encoding ATP-binding protein: MEERGETQNTEYKQSWRDEYLKWICGFANAKGGRIYIGVDDNGNISGVDNYKKLMEDIPNKSVNHLGLVVDVNVHAVEGKNYLEVIVPVSNVPIAYHGVYHYRSGNTKQELKGIALQNLLLSKMGKKWEDMAVEGATFCDLNDESIQTFIIKSIEKDRIPSNTLKISKETLFKNLGLLTEQGQLTNAAVLLFGKSLIKVSVMASFKIGRFGKSSHDLLFQDVVETNIFDMADKVMEVMKTKYLVRPISYEGLERIEPLEYPETALREAILNAIIHKDYSSTYIFLRIYDDRLHLWNPGTLPEELTIDKLKQEHSSYPRNRNIANVFFKAGYIESWGRGINKILDACKEVGLPEPIIEEEQGGISVTFLKDIYTEDYLRKLNLPPRQINALLYVRQHGSINNAEYQQLENISKRTASRDLQELMDKGFIQRKGTTGKGTTYVFPSRRSKGS
- a CDS encoding ThiF family adenylyltransferase, giving the protein MEMELFSTSLSVFAGDIENLELQDSLKSLEALIVGEVKILDWGNGRIAVPMEVSVDLPSLGNLEGLDIREVEPIILVFDLLNYPFSAPQVFTDRLDFPKNNLAHLYIAVNNRPPAFCYVRGNNDEWYANKRVEDLVVRISNWLRDAAVGELTEDGKQFDPLRLEGYSGTVIYDYDTMLGVITGKTTFLPDKHLAMALFDRPKQTERCTYKLVKLLTSGNALETIKDVDEERKKNQEDITRRNYHYGYIIWGKEGAISNDYYVNLPRNWKEFKSFCDFYGVDYNELENFIATCDGNTFVHFPVIVGIRRPRPLIGYSSDIEFINFRFWVNTDDVKDGTIVNNISIDFFSHNQPLTRKQASQMSNCNIGFDIRTVVFGCGALGSKAVMHLARAGHTNLTLIDPDHISPHNLVRHALFGEDEGANKAVALAERIKSIYPHQTNNVIGLAGLKKGIIDKKDFFEIHNWVLDFTASEAFFNKLSMVRSMDKRNVASASISDFGNLGILYKEGESRNPRIDDLQAYLYSLSVHDKKISNWLQKEQQISDNHNVTVRVGIGCNSETTILPDDKISAHASYFSGNLKREILAPSEGGKIYLSRIEDSQDYNIETQVISVMPFEVFKALNNPSWMIRFKDGVIQKINEECVIGGENETGGVFVGICNYKTKTIHVVDSISAPIDSKANPIHFVRGHKGLSEEITKFKHNSGEQIGYIGEWHSHPEGPNALSQQDMESVHNHKTEFIQLNPPLPVFLSIITPDGLFPFVF
- a CDS encoding M20/M25/M40 family metallo-hydrolase, yielding MVNKVSKILLTALLGIYFLTYVDVIGYAQVENIKITESEIKVHLEFLTSAKNKGRYPGTKGNKRVVKYIRSEFGNYGLQAFEGDYLQEFEAELRVRKGESPKSPVKTWNVIGYVEGTDPILKDEYIVVGAHYDHLGHGGPSSKKPESDEIHPGADDNASGTSALLEIAHKMAGNRFMLSRSVIFVAFGAEEQGLLGSKHFVEHLPVPKESVKLMINMDMVGRLNANKQVYMGGAGTFPGGVDLMKDLGLELGLNPVVNAGEVGGSDHVSFYKAGISAMGLHTGGHPEYHRPEDTADLINIEGERVIAEYVYRTIVKVAQGNYHLEFINQD